The uncultured Methanolobus sp. sequence TTCAACCCCAAAATGATCTATACAAAAGTATCAGAAAAAATTATAGCGAATATCGTAGATACTATATTCATATAGTCTATGTAATAATTGTATTCGAGAGGAGGATTTATGTACATTATACTAAAACCGCAACAAGCGACTGAATGCAGTTTGGTGGAAAATAGCTGTATTTATGATTGGTAAATAGGCGAGAATAGAACAGACACTTCATAGTTTTTCTTTAAGCAAATTTGAATAAAACCATGTTGTTATTATGATCTCTATAAATGAGGTAATCCATATTCCTAACTTTACAAATTAATTATGAAAAACGCGTGTTTTTTTATATTACTACAATATTATAAAAATATGTAGTTATAATATAATACTATATTTATAATATAGTCTTTGTCACTTTTTGCCTATACTTTGCAACTCAAAAACATATATATAAAATTAATCTAATATTATACATACATTCCACAATAATTAGTTAAAACTTAATACTAATTTTAAATAATACGTATAATAGTTTAAACAGATAGTGTACAATATATATTGTAGAATAATATCATCAAAAAATTTATACTGTTTCTTTCCTGTAATCTTCATGAAAATAAAACATACACTATAGTATGTAGATTGAGACTTCATGCAATATGACGCCATATGCTTAGCTACTTACATACATAAGTAACAATCTAAGAAAAAGGTCCCTTTCAAAACTTAAAACTAAATACCATGTCCCAGATAGTCAACCTCGAAGGAATCACATGAAAAAAGAACGTTTTTTAATTTATTCCACGGTATTTCTCATAATGGGCCTGTCCAATTCAGTTATTCCTGTGCTACCAGAGATTGCCTCTGCTTCATCCATAGGTCCGGGAAGCATTGCCTACACTTTGCTTTTCTCCGGCTACTTTATAGGGGCACTATTGACCTTAATCCCTTTCGGATTTCTGGCAGATCGTTATAACCACCTGAAACTTATTCTTCTTGCTGTTGCCCTCACAGCCCTCTCCGGCATAATGCTCATACTAACCAATAATACCAGCCTAATGATATTGGCAAGAATGCTGGAAGGTATTGCATGTGGTGCATTCTTTCCACCGGCATACTCAATACTTGCAGAATATCATGAAAAAAACCGGTATTTCGGAGAATTCAATTTTCTCCTTAACGCAGGACTTGCATCAGGGGTAGTAGTCGCAGGATTTCTGGCAAACGGCTCCATCAAAGGGGCAATCGTACTTTTCACTGCATTATCATTAATAATACTCAGCTTCGGAACAATCGGATCAGGAATGTGCAGAAACAAATTCAAGGATAATCTCATCCGGAAAACAGATAGGGGGGATAATATTTCTACCTCATTTCTGGCTGAAACAAAAAAGATGCTTAACATATCATT is a genomic window containing:
- a CDS encoding MFS transporter; protein product: MKKERFLIYSTVFLIMGLSNSVIPVLPEIASASSIGPGSIAYTLLFSGYFIGALLTLIPFGFLADRYNHLKLILLAVALTALSGIMLILTNNTSLMILARMLEGIACGAFFPPAYSILAEYHEKNRYFGEFNFLLNAGLASGVVVAGFLANGSIKGAIVLFTALSLIILSFGTIGSGMCRNKFKDNLIRKTDRGDNISTSFLAETKKMLNISLNPEYIRTWIVAFFIFGITGVMLAYYPQYSGDMLSKPELGIVIAIVYISSMATNLIAGRSKIGYRKMINAGIILAALGVIASIRYPISGFALLGIGSGIGMIGLPIAVSFMNTDKTDKGLSMGIFTTYTYMGLAFLPIIIGHFTKYGYQLMFVGAALLMLLTLLLKDSTKKINEL